The following proteins are co-located in the Pseudomonas sp. DY-1 genome:
- a CDS encoding glutamate/aspartate ABC transporter substrate-binding protein: protein MRMLPKVLATAIAATLISAPAFAAELTGTLKKIKETGTITLGHRDASIPFSYLGTEPGKPIGYSHDLQLKVVEAIKQELGMPELKVRYNLVTSQTRIPLVQNGTVDIECGSTTNNLERQKQVGFSVGIFEVGTRLLSKKSASINEFEDLKGKNVVTTAGTTSERLLKSMNAEKQMGMNIISAKDHGESFLMLESGRAVAFMMDDALLYGEMAKAKKPDDWVVTGKPQSFEIYGCMVRKDDEAFKKVVDKAIADTFASGEINGIYDKWFTQPIPPKGLNLNFPMSEELKKLVANPSDKSAEEI from the coding sequence ATGCGTATGCTCCCAAAGGTTCTGGCCACCGCTATCGCAGCAACCCTGATCAGTGCTCCGGCCTTCGCCGCCGAGCTGACCGGTACCCTGAAGAAGATCAAGGAGACCGGCACCATCACCCTCGGTCACCGTGACGCTTCCATCCCCTTCTCCTACCTCGGCACCGAGCCGGGCAAGCCCATTGGCTACTCCCATGACCTCCAACTGAAAGTGGTCGAGGCCATCAAGCAGGAACTGGGCATGCCGGAGCTGAAGGTCCGCTACAACCTGGTGACCTCCCAGACCCGTATCCCGCTGGTGCAGAACGGCACCGTCGATATCGAGTGCGGCTCCACCACCAACAACCTGGAGCGCCAGAAGCAAGTCGGTTTCTCCGTGGGCATCTTCGAAGTGGGCACCCGCCTGCTGTCCAAGAAGAGCGCCAGCATCAACGAGTTCGAAGACCTTAAAGGCAAGAACGTCGTGACCACCGCCGGCACCACGTCCGAGCGTCTGCTCAAGTCCATGAACGCCGAAAAGCAGATGGGCATGAACATCATCTCTGCCAAGGACCACGGCGAGTCCTTCCTGATGCTCGAATCCGGCCGCGCAGTGGCCTTCATGATGGACGACGCCCTGCTCTACGGCGAAATGGCCAAGGCCAAGAAGCCCGATGACTGGGTCGTGACCGGCAAGCCGCAGTCCTTCGAAATCTACGGCTGCATGGTTCGCAAGGACGACGAAGCCTTCAAGAAAGTGGTCGACAAGGCCATCGCCGATACCTTCGCCTCCGGCGAGATCAACGGCATCTACGACAAGTGGTTCACCCAGCCCATCCCGCCGAAGGGCCTGAACCTGAACTTCCCCATGAGCGAAGAGCTGAAGAAGCTGGTCGCCAACCCCTCCGACAAGTCGGCTGAAGAAATCTGA